A window from Parus major isolate Abel chromosome 27, Parus_major1.1, whole genome shotgun sequence encodes these proteins:
- the RAMP2 gene encoding receptor activity-modifying protein 2 isoform X2, with protein MAPRAHMSSGRVSQGLLLLWVLLGAGLYQTDSVTTTTSFSQDAGTSPPMVMSNRTAQLMVLELLRRPDEECDDIGVVRVESHQQALQRAAGLPGVLGRAPELQLPQCPGRAVHLPEPLPLLPQLHPGASGVLRPARRCAPGHDHRPHLPHPLPRHPGHLAQQGRQGASLELPSRPASGHGPPAAGPPDHPNRPVGSRGHQPALLRRPVLPAPSPPCGPGLNVSPSTPGAGSSAARSLHGPGPGHLPPPAPS; from the exons ATGGCACCGCGCGCGCACATGAGCTCCGGCCGCGTCTcccaagggctgctgctgctctggg TGCTCCTGGGGGCTGGCCTTTATCAGACAGACTCCGTGACAACAACAACGAGCTTCAGCCAGGACGCTGGGACAAGCCCACCCATGGTCATGTCCAACAGGACAGCCCAGCTTATGG tgctggaattaCTTCGTCGACCTGATGAGGAATGTGACGACATCGGAGTTGTGCGAGTGGAAAGTCATCAGCAG GCCCTACAGCGAGCTGCAGGCCTGCCTGGAGTACTGGGCCGAGCACCTGAACTACAGCTACCCCAATGCCCTGGCCGAGCAGTACATCTTCCAGAGCCATTACCTCTACTTCCACAACTGCACCCTGGAGCATCCGGTGTACTTCGACCCGCCCGAAGATGTGCTCCTGGCCATGATCATCGCCCCCATCTGCCTCATCCCCTTCCTCGTCACCCTGGTCATCTGGCGCAGCAAGGACGGCAAGGCGCAAGCCTAGAGCTGCCCTCCCGTCCCGCATCAGGGCACGGACCCCCGGCTGCGGGGCCCCCCGACCACCCGAACCGCCCGGTGGGCTCTCGGGGTCACCAACCCGCGCTGCTGAGGCGGCCGGTTCTTCCTGCGCCTTCCCCACCCTGCGGCCCGGGATTAAACGTTTCTCCCTCCACGCCTGGCGCTGGTTCTTCGGCCGCTCGATCCCTCCACGGCCCCGGCCCGGGCCACCTCCCACCGCCAGCGCCCTCCTAG
- the RAMP2 gene encoding receptor activity-modifying protein 2 isoform X1: protein MAPRAHMSSGRVSQGLLLLWVLLGAGLYQTDSVTTTTSFSQDAGTSPPMVMSNRTAQLMAVLELLRRPDEECDDIGVVRVESHQQALQRAAGLPGVLGRAPELQLPQCPGRAVHLPEPLPLLPQLHPGASGVLRPARRCAPGHDHRPHLPHPLPRHPGHLAQQGRQGASLELPSRPASGHGPPAAGPPDHPNRPVGSRGHQPALLRRPVLPAPSPPCGPGLNVSPSTPGAGSSAARSLHGPGPGHLPPPAPS, encoded by the exons ATGGCACCGCGCGCGCACATGAGCTCCGGCCGCGTCTcccaagggctgctgctgctctggg TGCTCCTGGGGGCTGGCCTTTATCAGACAGACTCCGTGACAACAACAACGAGCTTCAGCCAGGACGCTGGGACAAGCCCACCCATGGTCATGTCCAACAGGACAGCCCAGCTTATGG cagtgctggaattaCTTCGTCGACCTGATGAGGAATGTGACGACATCGGAGTTGTGCGAGTGGAAAGTCATCAGCAG GCCCTACAGCGAGCTGCAGGCCTGCCTGGAGTACTGGGCCGAGCACCTGAACTACAGCTACCCCAATGCCCTGGCCGAGCAGTACATCTTCCAGAGCCATTACCTCTACTTCCACAACTGCACCCTGGAGCATCCGGTGTACTTCGACCCGCCCGAAGATGTGCTCCTGGCCATGATCATCGCCCCCATCTGCCTCATCCCCTTCCTCGTCACCCTGGTCATCTGGCGCAGCAAGGACGGCAAGGCGCAAGCCTAGAGCTGCCCTCCCGTCCCGCATCAGGGCACGGACCCCCGGCTGCGGGGCCCCCCGACCACCCGAACCGCCCGGTGGGCTCTCGGGGTCACCAACCCGCGCTGCTGAGGCGGCCGGTTCTTCCTGCGCCTTCCCCACCCTGCGGCCCGGGATTAAACGTTTCTCCCTCCACGCCTGGCGCTGGTTCTTCGGCCGCTCGATCCCTCCACGGCCCCGGCCCGGGCCACCTCCCACCGCCAGCGCCCTCCTAG
- the RAMP2 gene encoding receptor activity-modifying protein 2 isoform X3 gives MAPRAHMSSGRVSQGLLLLWVLLGAGLYQTDSVTTTTSFSQDAGTSPPMVMSNRTAQLMVGNYIDLTQQCWNYFVDLMRNVTTSELCEWKVISRPYSELQACLEYWAEHLNYSYPNALAEQYIFQSHYLYFHNCTLEHPVYFDPPEDVLLAMIIAPICLIPFLVTLVIWRSKDGKAQA, from the exons ATGGCACCGCGCGCGCACATGAGCTCCGGCCGCGTCTcccaagggctgctgctgctctggg TGCTCCTGGGGGCTGGCCTTTATCAGACAGACTCCGTGACAACAACAACGAGCTTCAGCCAGGACGCTGGGACAAGCCCACCCATGGTCATGTCCAACAGGACAGCCCAGCTTATGG TGGGGAATTACATCGACctcacacagcagtgctggaattaCTTCGTCGACCTGATGAGGAATGTGACGACATCGGAGTTGTGCGAGTGGAAAGTCATCAGCAG GCCCTACAGCGAGCTGCAGGCCTGCCTGGAGTACTGGGCCGAGCACCTGAACTACAGCTACCCCAATGCCCTGGCCGAGCAGTACATCTTCCAGAGCCATTACCTCTACTTCCACAACTGCACCCTGGAGCATCCGGTGTACTTCGACCCGCCCGAAGATGTGCTCCTGGCCATGATCATCGCCCCCATCTGCCTCATCCCCTTCCTCGTCACCCTGGTCATCTGGCGCAGCAAGGACGGCAAGGCGCAAGCCTAG